In Lates calcarifer isolate ASB-BC8 linkage group LG21, TLL_Latcal_v3, whole genome shotgun sequence, a single window of DNA contains:
- the tlcd5a gene encoding TLC domain-containing protein 5a yields the protein MALQLVVCSLLCLSCWVSFYFILCKVNGSRSYEWNCRLVTLVHGILAVCITAYIGYVDGPWPFTHPGTKNTPLQISAMVVSLGYFIFDMAWCVYFRTEGPVMLAHHTMSILGILLTLWLGESGIESCAVLFGSEITNPLLQARWFLKQTGHYRSLLGDVVDVLFVLLFVVMRIFVGGTMLYCELISPRPRFFIKCGGVAMYALSWVFMVDIVRFAMRKTKSWHKQQRELETIAANGHEGKKD from the exons ATGGCACTGCAGCTTGTGGTTTGTTCACTCCTGTGCCTGTCCTGTTGGGTCTCTTTCTACTTTATCTTGTGTAAAGTTAATGGGTCCAGGAGCTATGAGTGGAACTGTCGCCTTGTCACCCTAGTACACGGCATCCTGGCAGTCTGCATCACAGCATATATAGGCTACGTGGATGGACCCTGGCCTTTCACTCATCCAG GTACTAAGAACACCCCTCTGCAGATAAGTGCCATGGTGGTGAGCTTGGGCTACTTTATTTTTGATATGGCCTGGTGTGTGTACTTCCGCACAGAGGGACCCGTTATGCTGGCCCACCACACCATGAGCATCCTGGGAATCCTGTTGACCCTGTGGTTGGGGGAGTCTGGCATTGAGTCGTGTGCGGTACTCTTTGGCAGTGAAATTACCAACCCACTCCTGCAGGCACGCTGGTTCCTCAAACAGACAGGACATTACAGGTCCCTGCTGGGGGACGTTGTGGATGTCCTGTTTGTGCTACTGTTTGTGGTGATGCGAATCTTCGTGGGAGGCACAATGCTGTACTGTGAGCTGATCTCCCCAAGACCCAGATTCTTTATCAAGTGTGGGGGAGTGGCCATGTACGCTCTATCCTGGGTGTTCATGGTGGACATTGTTCGATTTGCCATGCGAAAAACCAAGAGCTggcacaaacagcagagagaactAGAGACAATAGCAGCTAATGGCCATGAGGGGAAGAAGGACTGA